The Gossypium hirsutum isolate 1008001.06 chromosome D06, Gossypium_hirsutum_v2.1, whole genome shotgun sequence genome contains the following window.
TATTCAAATTACTTATGTGCTATCATAGGTGCTATTGGCTGGAGTTTACAAGGAGCTACGTCAGGCATGGAGGATGCCAAAGAGCAAATTGTACAGGAGTCCAAAAATTCCATGCTACCATCTCAAGATGAGGTTGTGTTCTTATCTTGGTTCATTGTGGAATATTTGATTGGTTAAAGATCTTAGCTACATAcaggattaaaattttattctctgGAGTTCTATAGTTGCTTTTGATTTACTTATTTCATTTTATGCTAATACTTGTTCTTGGATTtacttatttcattttatttgtattttaagtAGTATCTGATTTTCTGCTGTAACAGAAAAATCCCTTCGTCCCTGGAAGAGAGATACCTTCTGATGCGCAAGATCAAATACAAAGATTTTATCACGTTAGCaatcgaattattatttaagctTCCTTTATTTgccttcttttatcatttttttcatgTTGTTTTTAGCTTCAAAGATTAATTAGCTAAGAATTTGAAACTATTGAGCTTCGTTAAGCTGAGATTAGTTCATCAGGTAGCAGTTAGTTGCTACTTTTGCTAACTCTTTTGCTAACTGTTTTTTGCTTAGTACTGAAGCAAAGAGAAGAAGTGTGTATGGAAAATATTCTTATTGCTAGCTTTTTACTTCAGCATGAGTTGTCAGATAATGTCATAGCTGGCTGCATTGAAAATGAAGGTCGTGCCtttattttcaattgttttattccCTGTAACTTAGTTTAGTCTGGTGTTAGTTTTTAT
Protein-coding sequences here:
- the LOC107901186 gene encoding UDP-arabinopyranose mutase 3 isoform X2, with protein sequence MVSKKKYIYTIDDDCFVLLAGVYKELRQAWRMPKSKLYRSPKIPCYHLKMRKIPSSLEERYLLMRKIKYKDFITCCFVFWG